GATCATCGACAGCATGCGAAGATGGCACAGGCATTGTTAGGCCTTCATCATTTTGACTTTGAGGAGTACCCTCAGTTCCATCAGAGGCTAGGTCACCAGTATCTATCAAGTTAGGTAGTTGCACGGCAGCAGCTGCACTGACTTTATCACTAGATATTGGTTTGGTAGCTTCTCCTCCTGCTGATATATTTCCGTCAAGCAGTGCCAAAACCTAATGATCATGATGAATCAAAAGGTCAGAAAGCAAAGAAACTATCCAGTAGGTTAACCTAATACAAAAGCAAATCCATTAAGAAAATCCATGATATTCAAACCAACTCATTGTTAAAAACCAAAGCCGTTTCACATGATACTCACTTTGTTTGCTTTTTCCCTCACGGATGCCTGTGGTGATTCTGAGCATTTGATTACAGCATCCTTATTTTCACTGAAGAAGGACGCAATTGCAGAAAAAAGTTCgtcatctttttttctcaagatcGCTTCCAGAAGACATGCAGCTTTCACACGGATCTAGCACAAACAATTAACGCGCAGCTTAGGATGTCAGTCATTGTCTTAGTTGAGCATGATTCAGGCACCGTACAGATGATTCAAGACCAAGCTTACTTTAATATGGAGTGCGCATGCTAAAAGAAATACATGGCAGATTTCAATCTCCAACATGTAACAAGAAGACGTTCATCCAAAGAGCATACCTGCCACACATGTGATTGCAACCTAGACTCAAGCGCGAGGGACATGGATACAGGATCAAGTTTTGCAGCTTCTTTGAGGAAGACCTGAATAGCATCGCGAGTAGGCTGTAGACGCACACCACCAGCTGTTACGATGGTGTCTAAAAGCCTCTCCTCAGGACCCTTAGCCATTTTTTGACCTGGGCTTGTATCACTACTGCTTGCATCAGTCAAAGCCTCCCTGGACTCCACGCTCCAGGACCTTGTGGAATTATTTCGACCACTTGAAGAACCCCATGTTTCTTTATGGTGTTCCTCCGTCTCATATTTATCAAATCTATCCTTCTCTACTGTCAATGATCTTCGTAGATTTGGGCTCCTATAACTCCCACTATCGCTTTTCATCAATGAATTTCCGGAAGCAAGAGTAGTCAACCCTTGTATTATAGAAGCACCTCCCATGCCAACCACCTCACTTAGAAATGACTTCTTCTCTTCAGTTTGCGGCTCAAAGTTTGTGTTGCCGAATCCCTGAATTCTTCTGTTACTATGTTCTGCAGGGGCAGGCTTCTCTTCTGAAGCAAATATCTCAGACACTGCCTCATGCGCAGTGTCACGGACAGCCTTGTTCAGTGCATCTCCTTTAAGAGCATCCACCTGTCCCCTGTAGTGAAATAGCTGGCGAACTGCCGCAGAATGCCGTTGCATCTCTCTCCTAAACTCAACGCCAGATTTCCCCACAGCATATTTGATCAGCCTGAGTGCCTGCATAAATTACGCCACAACTCAACATTAGGACTACCTGGAATAACCTCATAAGACCAGATAGTTGAGAAACAACAGATCGTACTCCACCCATATATGTCATGAAGAAGAACCtgacaaaattattttttgttagcACTATAATATCAAGTCTAAACGTCAATGGCTTCTACCAGCTATAGACAAAGATGAAAGGAGCTGCATATTTTGCAACCTATCACCGTTTAGACCATTCCCGacgaaagaaagagaaaactagAAACACCTAGTTCTTGCCGCTTCCACAGATTTTTTGTTCGAGTCGGATTTTGCTTAATAGCAACGCTGAAAAATTAGCTACAGCCTACAGAGAGAAAAACTTTGATTCGGCTGATCTCAGAGGGTGGTTTGTGCAAAAGAGACATGAAAAATTAAGGACTGAAACATTAGCCAGACACCATATCCATGTTATTTTTCACGTTATGAGATCTTCAGAGactggaaagagagaaagacgaCGAGGAAGGAAAATTACATCGTCTCAAAGTGAAGAGCGACCTTTTTTAACCATGTGGGAAGAAAGAGCGCCAAAATCGGAACGCCCAAAAGGGGGCGAAAGAGGGCAAAAGAACTCGAGAACTCGAGGGATCTCACCTTCTGCTTAACGATCGGGCTCTTGTGATCCAGACGCTTCAGGATATAATCGGAGACCTCCTTGACGATGCTCACGTGAGACGTCCGCAGGAGCTCGCAGATCTCCTCAAGCTTGTAGACAGGGGCGACCTTGTCCTCGTCGCTCGTCACAGCGTCGATCATCCGAGATCTCCAGTACGCCTCCACCGCTCTCCGACTCGAATCCAtcccaacaaaaagaaaaaggtatgccgacgaacaaaaagaaaagagaaaacccCCTAATCCTACCCGATTCCTCTTGAAAACGACTCGGAGAGACGGAATTCGCGACCGCAAACCCCAGAGTATGTCCGATCTCCACCGGAGGAAAGCAACCTAAAgcctcccttttctttttttcccccctCTCCTCGGGTTCGATGGAGGAAGGCAGAAGGCACTCTCGCTCGGTATCAAACACAGAGATAGAAAGAGGGAAGACGGTAGATAGAACTCAGAAGAAAGGACGATCGGCGATCGGACCACgtaatttcatttttattttttttctaaatattggaaaaataaaagaacgaCTTTGTCCCTGAGCATCCATAAAGACGAAAATACCCTAATTGTATTTTGGACCTACCTCCCTCTTGCGATCCAAATAGATTGGTTCATTTAATCACATAGCAAAGTCTTAGCTATATCATCATCTGATTTGGTTTTGTGAACACTTAGTTTTACGAAAACCAAGTTCTTTAATGAGTTTCTAAAGCTTGGGTGACACATTCAAAACTTGGCTTTTTATGCATAGTTACTTAAGATGAGTCAGGTTTTcatcaaattgagttttctTCAAATCTGGTTTTGATGACATCTAAACACTCCAAAGGCTTGGTTTTGAAGGTGAAATCAGGTTTAACCCTCAAAGCTTGGTTTTGAGGTGTCATCTAATGTCCATTTAATCTCAAATTTAATGATGTTGGATCGCATGGAGATGTGTAAGAACCTTGTCAAAAAGGGTTTTGATTGGATCTAGTGTTAGACTTCTTGTTAATTTATGACGTTTGAGTCttttattagggatgtcaatagatcataTTTAATTGGACGTACCATTTATTATATTCTATTTATTGGATGCatatatgaatgaagaaaagtccaCTACTATattttgaatccaatttttcaatTCATAATTTAAATATGATGTCTTGAACCTAACTTTTAGATGCACATCGGAAACCGAACCACATAGTGATATGTTagaaccaactttcaaaatacaagatattaaacttgagttcaaatccaaccagatatttatctaaaactaaATCTATGGTATGATTGAATGTTATttcctgaatttgaaattgatATGCATTAACATTATGATTAACTTTTTTAAAGCAATTTGGCTAGGTTCGAAGAAGTTCTTATGAATTAATCAGCATCATCAAATTCCCTTGAATTAATCATTTTGAATTGAAGAATCGGTGATATGAATTTCTGCCGGCGACCAACTCCGGAGCCAAATTTCATTGAAAGTTTAAGCCAATTCCATTTCATCACCACGCAACTTTCCGTTTTGGAAGGAGCATTTTCGTCTTTCCGGCGAAGTCCAGTCCAACTGCGCTCGGCCATTTGGGTCGGCGAAGAAAAAACGTGGGCCTTTTGCGCCGAACACGCGTCAAGAGATGCGGTGGAAAGCGAAAGGGCACGTCAAAGTTCATGAACTTTGTCGCGTTTCGCGCGCATGCCAAACGTGAACGGCGGGAGAGCCCCGCCCTCCAAACGTCGCTTCATTTTACTTTTCCTAACTATCGGAGAACATGGAAAACCattattattaatttacttTTTGACATGCAAACAggttttcatatgaaaaaaggAGGAGAGACAGAGATCATTGAAAAGTTTGGCACCATTTCTTCACCGTCTCACACTTTCATGGCAATTTTAAAATAACACAGGAAAGGTGTGATTCGATTTTCCTTTTCACTTCACATTGACAACGTGAGTGAGGGCCTCTgtaactaagaaaaaaacacaacaaaGAGATGGAGAGAAGCAATCTTCTTATGGTTTGAAATAATGGCAGAAGTCTAAGTACTTTCATGTGCATGCGATGCCGAAAATGACGTGCCTCTGTGACAGTCATCAGCTTGCCTGAATCTTGTAAGAACTTGAACCTTACAACGTTTTACAGATGCTTAAGATCTTCAACGTGGCAAATAATTAAATGGTTCGTCTAATACTTGTCTCATTTTTGTCcaatctctctcctctctctctctctcttcatatatatattgaacagCTTCCCATTTCAAGACTGCAAGATGAACAAGATTTAAGCATTTGTAGGTAGTCCCTCAATCTCAGGATAAGGGATGAACAATAAATAGAGAGAGTTTATATTATTCCTCAATATGAATATAGTCTTAAAGATATGAACTGTTCATCATCTGTCACGTAAAATTTCCTAAAAGAGATCTCGGGCGTGAAAGATGATAATGAAAAGATATATGCTACATGTtcaatatgtatatgtgcaaTGCTAGGTACAAAACCCTTAGGTGTTAGAGCTATATGGATCATCTTGCCTATCTATCTATGGctgaaagaaaatcaatgagaaacaaaaaaaagatagcATTTTAATAATCTAGCACTAATCAacagttttttctctttaatcttttctcaaccattcattaaaaaaaaaatagttaagaTGATTCTTTACTCGTAATGTACCTGAAGGTCTTGTACCTACTAATCTC
This window of the Nymphaea colorata isolate Beijing-Zhang1983 chromosome 2, ASM883128v2, whole genome shotgun sequence genome carries:
- the LOC116248096 gene encoding protein MODIFIED TRANSPORT TO THE VACUOLE 1; translation: MDSSRRAVEAYWRSRMIDAVTSDEDKVAPVYKLEEICELLRTSHVSIVKEVSDYILKRLDHKSPIVKQKALRLIKYAVGKSGVEFRREMQRHSAAVRQLFHYRGQVDALKGDALNKAVRDTAHEAVSEIFASEEKPAPAEHSNRRIQGFGNTNFEPQTEEKKSFLSEVVGMGGASIIQGLTTLASGNSLMKSDSGSYRSPNLRRSLTVEKDRFDKYETEEHHKETWGSSSGRNNSTRSWSVESREALTDASSSDTSPGQKMAKGPEERLLDTIVTAGGVRLQPTRDAIQVFLKEAAKLDPVSMSLALESRLQSHVWQIRVKAACLLEAILRKKDDELFSAIASFFSENKDAVIKCSESPQASVREKANKVLALLDGNISAGGEATKPISSDKVSAAAAVQLPNLIDTGDLASDGTEGTPQSQNDEGLTMPVPSSHAVDDLLGDGFVMGFSRNSTKSDEADPFADVSFHTKETDSGGNAGDLFSGLVVDDKDSSSEANESLKKNQLGSFDAFADSFEEPRVDSLANKNGLDVLMAGLSMNDGVKENQVGDILGGGFAESMSPVSNNQQARADPNDILKGLLNSQASGAHQNGLPPSSSVQYNFPSNLMFNQAFASQQVNYSAMGNLIAQQQLLAAMSNFQNLGHVGYNAHVGKDGGYSSALPDVFQMHGYATQNHSVVMESSKKEETRAFDFISDHISAARDPKRVI